In Janthinobacterium rivuli, a single genomic region encodes these proteins:
- a CDS encoding MutS-related protein, producing MHPFLQQLFPARALAPALDYPFARSDVAMLQRLTGEAPALDGQTWNELLLDQYASQLARETSIFGQQELHRRLSGGQADPASIARVRRLLDDPAQAASLQHACLPLRQADTEVSETLFGAALPPAPWWSVWLWLVPLALLLAIAASWLAGWPALFGVLAACVALMTVQVRFYESAKLWERTLDTLRHLLKTHAALVRLDVPAASSLAAGSAQAARLTRAIERSLLHYVPFIDTLLVEYGDWLLLKNVKRYFRTRQLVARQLPFLRETFTQVAQLEADLALARRLRAAPVFCWAGTAARRALALQGMRHPLLENAAPLSFGVQGKGCFISGQNGIGKSTLLRCIGLNLVCARAFGFCYADSADVPHLVVYASMQNEDSLDGGESLYIAELRRARELLALAEEGAPALFLIDEIFRGTNHLESVAAAAAVLHSLAADHLVIVSSHNLVLGPLLEDCLAPWCVRRDDAGALLLAPGVLQATNGIALLAQRGFDAGIADKAGRVFDWLSTHMAQPADCGGVLERA from the coding sequence ATGCATCCGTTCCTCCAGCAACTTTTCCCTGCCCGTGCCTTGGCGCCAGCGCTCGACTATCCCTTTGCACGCAGCGACGTGGCGATGCTGCAACGGCTGACGGGCGAGGCCCCAGCGCTCGACGGCCAGACCTGGAACGAGCTGCTGCTCGACCAGTATGCGTCGCAACTGGCGCGCGAGACCAGCATCTTCGGCCAGCAGGAGCTGCACCGGCGCCTGAGCGGCGGCCAGGCCGATCCGGCCTCCATCGCGCGCGTCCGGCGATTGCTGGACGATCCGGCCCAGGCGGCCAGCCTGCAGCACGCCTGCCTGCCCTTGCGCCAGGCCGATACGGAAGTGAGCGAGACGCTGTTCGGTGCGGCGTTGCCGCCGGCGCCATGGTGGAGCGTCTGGCTATGGCTGGTGCCGCTGGCCTTGTTGCTGGCCATCGCCGCCAGCTGGCTGGCAGGTTGGCCGGCGCTGTTTGGCGTACTGGCCGCCTGTGTTGCGCTGATGACCGTACAAGTGCGTTTTTACGAAAGCGCCAAGCTGTGGGAACGCACGCTCGATACCTTGCGCCACCTGCTGAAAACCCATGCCGCGCTGGTGCGGCTCGATGTGCCGGCAGCCTCGTCATTGGCTGCCGGCAGCGCGCAGGCGGCCAGGCTGACGCGCGCCATCGAGCGTTCGTTGCTGCATTACGTGCCCTTCATCGATACGCTGCTGGTCGAATATGGCGACTGGCTGCTGCTGAAAAACGTCAAGCGCTATTTCCGCACGCGCCAGCTGGTGGCGCGGCAGCTGCCCTTCCTGCGCGAGACCTTTACGCAGGTGGCCCAGCTGGAAGCGGACCTGGCGCTGGCGCGGCGGCTGCGTGCGGCCCCCGTGTTTTGCTGGGCGGGCACCGCGGCGCGGCGCGCGCTGGCCTTGCAGGGCATGCGGCATCCCTTGCTGGAGAATGCCGCGCCGCTGTCGTTCGGCGTGCAGGGCAAGGGCTGCTTCATCTCCGGCCAGAACGGTATCGGCAAGAGCACCTTGCTGCGTTGCATAGGCCTGAACCTGGTCTGCGCGCGGGCCTTTGGTTTCTGTTATGCGGACAGCGCCGATGTGCCGCACCTGGTCGTGTACGCGAGCATGCAGAATGAAGACTCGCTCGATGGCGGCGAAAGTTTGTATATCGCCGAATTGCGGCGCGCGCGCGAATTGCTGGCGCTGGCCGAGGAGGGCGCGCCGGCCCTGTTCCTGATTGATGAAATCTTCCGCGGCACGAACCACCTCGAATCGGTGGCGGCGGCGGCGGCCGTGCTGCACAGCCTGGCCGCAGATCACCTGGTGATCGTCTCGTCGCACAACCTGGTGCTGGGGCCGCTGCTGGAAGACTGCCTGGCGCCGTGGTGCGTGCGCCGCGATGATGCCGGCGCGCTGCTGCTGGCGCCCGGCGTGCTGCAAGCAACAAATGGCATCGCCCTGCTGGCCCAGCGCGGTTTCGACGCCGGCATCGCGGACAAGGCCGGCCGCGTCTTCGACTGGCTCAGCACGCACATGGCGCAGCCGGCCGATTGCGGCGGCGTGCTGGAACGAGCCTGA